From the Anguilla anguilla isolate fAngAng1 chromosome 8, fAngAng1.pri, whole genome shotgun sequence genome, one window contains:
- the LOC118234321 gene encoding uncharacterized protein LOC118234321, with protein MGDTRFLCISLLALSLASVSGRPEDTLRKIKDLGDKDFGHNFPRHGLNLLYWFCREYITFDNNDNMQPAKDPKQAAFGFHYYGNKEDLLPSLRNQKGYAYYTVGNLFDDRNLPQGEKMPDYVSEEFGRSKNLDSRDQNNKDRIIVRRTPYGAIDRVYITQHYDYSSDRGSQYDPDNTYAVGTDLIRAVRNLTREKFLKPFAPRTRGHYALCHPERGSGPPKNSEECSHRFSDGSGQSAGSTLVCLCCAVLGLLIGCFQ; from the coding sequence atgggagacaCACGTTTTCTGTGCATTTCCCTGCTGGCTCTAAGCCTGGCGTCTGTCTCAGGCCGCCCTGAGGACactctgagaaaaataaaagatctTGGGGACAAAGACTTTGGCCACAATTTCCCACGGCACGGGTTGAACCTCCTGTACTGGTTCTGCCGTGAGTACATCACGTTTGATAACAACGACAACATGCAACCGGCAAAGGACCCCAAACAAGCTGCATTTGGATTTCATTACTATGGAAACAAAGAGGACCTTCTCCCTTCGTTGCGCAACCAGAAGGGGTACGCCTACTACACCGTTGGCAACCTGTTCGACGACAGAAACTTACCCCAGGGCGAAAAAATGCCAGATTACGTCTCGGAGGAGTTTGGACGTTCCAAGAACCTGGATTCCCGCGATCAGAACAACAAGGACCGGATCATCGTCAGGAGGACGCCGTACGGCGCTATCGACCGCGTCTACATCACACAGCACTACGACTACAGCAGCGACCGCGGGAGCCAGTACGACCCGGACAACACGTACGCCGTCGGCACCGACCTCATCAGGGCCGTACGCAACCTCACGCGCGAGAAGTTCCTCAAACCCTTCGCTCCGAGGACCCGGGGCCACTACGCCCTGTGCCATCCGGAGAGAGGCTCCGGCCCGCCGAAAAACTCCGAGGAGTGCAGCCACAGGTTCTCGGACGGAAGCGGCCAATCAGCCGGCAGCACCCTggtgtgcctgtgctgtgcggTGCTGGGACTGCTCATTGGCTGTTTCCAGTAA
- the LOC118234322 gene encoding uncharacterized protein LOC118234322 isoform X3 codes for MGHPHFLCILLLALSLASVSGHPEDTLEEINDLVGNDFGHNFPRHGLNLLYWFSSEYITFDNNDNMQPATDPKQGVYGFHKYQNREDLLPSLCNQIGYDYYTVGNLLKNENLPQGERLPNYVLEEFRQSMTLNSRNQRNRDRIIVRRTPDGAIDLVYITQHHDINSDHGSEYDLNNTYRISKDLIKAVRNLMRESFLQHFA; via the coding sequence atgggacacCCACATTTCCTCTGCATTCTCCTGCTGGCTCTCAGCCTGGCGTCTGTCTCAGGCCACCCTGAGGACACTCTGGAAGAAATAAATGATCTTGTGGGCAATGATTTTGGCCACAATTTCCCACGGCATGGGCTAAATCTCCTGTACTGGTTCTCCAGTGAGTACATCACGTTTGATAACAACGACAACATGCAACCGGCAACGGACCCCAAACAAGGTGTGTATGGATTTCATAAGTATCAAAACAGAGAGGACCTCCTCCCTTCATTGTGCAACCAGATTGGGTACGATTACTACACTGTGGGCAACCTGCTCAAGAACGAAAACTTACCACAGGGCGAAAGGCTGCCAAATTACGTCTTGGAGGAGTTCAGACAGTCTATGACACTGAATTCCCGCAATCAGAGAAACAGGGACCGGATCATCGTCAGAAGGACGCCGGACGGCGCTATCGACCTCGTCTACATCACACAGCACCACGACATCAACAGCGACCATGGAAGCGAGTATGACCTGAACAACACTTACCGCATCAGCAAAGACCTCATCAAGGCTGTACGCAACCTGATGCGTGAGAGCTTTCTCCAGCATTTCGCCTAG